A DNA window from Acomys russatus chromosome 7, mAcoRus1.1, whole genome shotgun sequence contains the following coding sequences:
- the Lmo1 gene encoding rhombotin-1 isoform X2, which translates to MMVLDKEDGVPMLSVQPKGKQKGCAGCNRKIKDRYLLKALDKYWHEDCLKCACCDCRLGEVGSTLYTKANLILCRRDYLRLFGTTGNCAACSKLIPAFEMVMRARDNVYHLDCFACQLCNQRFCVGDKFFLKNNMILCQMDYEEGQLNGTFESQVQ; encoded by the exons GTGTGCCGATGCTCTCCGTCCAACCTAAAGGGAAGCAGAAGGGCTGCGCAGGCTGCAACCGCAAGATCAAGGACAGGTACCTGCTGAAGGCACTGGACAAGTACTGGCATGAGGACTGCCTCAAGTGTGCCTGCTGCGACTGCCGCCTGGGCGAGGTGGGTTCCACTCTCTACACCAAGGCCAACCTCATCCTGTGCCGGCGTGACTACCTGAG GCTTTTTGGCACCacaggaaactgtgctgcctgcAGCAAGCTGATCCCAGCTTTCGAGATGGTGATGCGGGCCCGAGACAATGTGTATCACCTTGACTGCTTTGCCTGCCAGCTCTGCAATCAGAG atTTTGTGTGGGAGACAAATTCTTCCTGAAGAACAACATGATCTTGTGTCAGATGGACTATGAGGAAGGGCAGCTCAATGGCACCTTCGAATCCCAGGTTCAGTAA
- the Lmo1 gene encoding rhombotin-1 isoform X3, producing MVLDQEDGVPMLSVQPKGKQKGCAGCNRKIKDRYLLKALDKYWHEDCLKCACCDCRLGEVGSTLYTKANLILCRRDYLRLFGTTGNCAACSKLIPAFEMVMRARDNVYHLDCFACQLCNQRFCVGDKFFLKNNMILCQMDYEEGQLNGTFESQVQ from the exons GTGTGCCGATGCTCTCCGTCCAACCTAAAGGGAAGCAGAAGGGCTGCGCAGGCTGCAACCGCAAGATCAAGGACAGGTACCTGCTGAAGGCACTGGACAAGTACTGGCATGAGGACTGCCTCAAGTGTGCCTGCTGCGACTGCCGCCTGGGCGAGGTGGGTTCCACTCTCTACACCAAGGCCAACCTCATCCTGTGCCGGCGTGACTACCTGAG GCTTTTTGGCACCacaggaaactgtgctgcctgcAGCAAGCTGATCCCAGCTTTCGAGATGGTGATGCGGGCCCGAGACAATGTGTATCACCTTGACTGCTTTGCCTGCCAGCTCTGCAATCAGAG atTTTGTGTGGGAGACAAATTCTTCCTGAAGAACAACATGATCTTGTGTCAGATGGACTATGAGGAAGGGCAGCTCAATGGCACCTTCGAATCCCAGGTTCAGTAA
- the Lmo1 gene encoding rhombotin-1 isoform X4, with protein sequence MLSVQPKGKQKGCAGCNRKIKDRYLLKALDKYWHEDCLKCACCDCRLGEVGSTLYTKANLILCRRDYLRLFGTTGNCAACSKLIPAFEMVMRARDNVYHLDCFACQLCNQRFCVGDKFFLKNNMILCQMDYEEGQLNGTFESQVQ encoded by the exons ATGCTCTCCGTCCAACCTAAAGGGAAGCAGAAGGGCTGCGCAGGCTGCAACCGCAAGATCAAGGACAGGTACCTGCTGAAGGCACTGGACAAGTACTGGCATGAGGACTGCCTCAAGTGTGCCTGCTGCGACTGCCGCCTGGGCGAGGTGGGTTCCACTCTCTACACCAAGGCCAACCTCATCCTGTGCCGGCGTGACTACCTGAG GCTTTTTGGCACCacaggaaactgtgctgcctgcAGCAAGCTGATCCCAGCTTTCGAGATGGTGATGCGGGCCCGAGACAATGTGTATCACCTTGACTGCTTTGCCTGCCAGCTCTGCAATCAGAG atTTTGTGTGGGAGACAAATTCTTCCTGAAGAACAACATGATCTTGTGTCAGATGGACTATGAGGAAGGGCAGCTCAATGGCACCTTCGAATCCCAGGTTCAGTAA